Genomic window (Tripterygium wilfordii isolate XIE 37 chromosome 11, ASM1340144v1, whole genome shotgun sequence):
tggtggagatttgtttgctcaaattatcaatgaccaagattaggagctgcaatggatggtagagatcaactcttgaagtttgatccaatggctgcaagcataggagagaattgtctttaaaagaggatcttccctttcatataacttggagaagcaaattgaaaattatccttgagagaaacctcttgctatcaagttcatcaatcatcaagctttcttgctatttgctacaacaatcttctccaatacaagcctctacaatcaaggacttctcactactcttgcttttgcaaaagagaagttcctatatcctttaggctttgtttacttacaatctaaacctctcttgttcttaaaatcctatctttgagagtgttgctgtaatcttgagagttccacaccaaatacctttgaggtaacctgtgagaaccttggctgaaaatcccattgagaaattccctttgttaggggaaattgtaaacattgaagtttgagggagttcttagaaacccttggtgtaaggagttttgtgggtctcttaaaaccacaccttagtggagttgggaaaatcctaggttggtgaatctaggtagtagacgtaggagaagggtctccgaactactataaatcgctgtgttgatttctttgtttacttgtttatatttactacttgtttcaaactgcaggattttcaaaaccctaatctgtccgagattagcagactgccttaaactttgaattttgatctgaaattttgatatagtgtttattaaggtgttatgacattgcatataaaatttcgttgcattttgacatcatttgataggtaaactctgagttgaaaaatctgtgtgcagtgtgttgcttgaaaatctgttttgtgcaattcttgattatttgatatttggtcattcactatattgtatcacatcttgcattggattgaatattgattaggaaaatcattagagtccaaatttgtgtgctacttgttaattgccattaatttgtttaaattgaaaaggggattccaattggaatttagggacacaattcaccccccctcttgtgttaaactcgatccgtcagatTTAAATGTAATGTACCCTACCACAAATCCATTATTGGGACAAAGTGACATAAGCAATAATGAATAGCAAAAGGAACAATTACATACCAGCTGACGTCAAGGACTCCCAAGTGTCTTCAAGTTCGCCACTATAAAGATGGAGACGGATAACCATTGGAACACTCACTCACTGGCCATACTCCATAATCCCTACTAAGTGATGATTGTCGTCTCTGGTAAGGGAAATTCGAATATAAATTGTCAATCTCTCTCTGCGGTCTGCAATCTCTGGTCCCTGAAGCCTCCCTCCGTTTAGTGTACCAAGAACAATCAAGAAATGGCAGAGGGGCAAAGCATTGTTATTCCCAGAGTGAAATTGGGGAATCAGGGACTCCAGgtaaaaaaaacccattttggtttttcttgctCTTAACCAATAAATGCTCAGGAAGTTTTGTTTTTTGACTTGTTTTGGGGAAATCTGCTTTGTGTTTTATGTATTATCTGAAAGATTATTGTTTTAAAAGTGATAATTTCACTGATTGGTTCGTGCTCAATCAATGCTCTAATTGTAATCTGATTCAGTGATTAGAATTATAGGGCTTAATTTGGGTTGTTAACTTCTAATTACATTGGTTGTAGGTATCTAAGTTGGGGTTTGGCTGTATGGGTCTTACTGGAGCCTACAATGATCCTGTGCCTGAAGAAATTGGCATATCGGTCATCAAGCATGCATTCGATAGGGGGATTACATTCTTTGATACGTCAGATGTTTATGGGGCTAATCATGCTAATGAAATTTTACTTGGAAAGGTAAAATCGTCTTGCTTCTTGAAATCTATGTAGCTTAGTCTTTGATGAGCATAAATGAGAAGATGCAAATCTATTAGTTTTCTACTTGAGAATATGATCTTTGCAAGCATTTTGAAATTAAACTCTCCTGTATTGACTGCCTAACTTACAATTGTTCTCTTAACTCTTAAAATTCACTGTGTTCCCAGTCATTTACCtgttgctttgattttttttttcctcttattttTGTAAAGGAGCAGTATCTTATTTCTGTAAAATGTTGATAAAGAGAAATTTCGAGAAGTATTTGTGGTGTGTCGTATTGTTTGCTTATACATAGAACCTTAGTTTGCCTTGCATAAAGATATAAGGATTCGCATAATTTAACTGAGGGTGTTCCTATATGTAAAGATTTCATTCATGAGAAATGTTTATGCTTAGTTGAATTTCACTTTCTTTTATTCTTCTGTTCTCTTTATATTTGGCTCTCCAGTCAAACTTGAAGTTTGTATGTGTAGATCTTGTGTGGGGATAAGAACTCATTCAAAGATTTCTCTAAGTAATCGCATTTCTCTTCCTCCACGCCTGTTGTTCATGCAAAAAAACTATAGTCAAAAAATTGCAGACAAATGATGGTATTAGAGTTGTAGTGTTTGATTATATAGTTTAAAATATCTTTCTACCTGCTTCAGTTCCAccatttttggaaaatttgcgTTGCTTATGATTTTTGTTCACCTCCACAGAGCtccattttaaattttaatgaaatctttcagGCACTAAAGCAGTTTCCTCGAGAAGAAATCCAATTGGCCACAAAGTTTGGAATAATCAGACTCGAATCTGGTGATATGGGGGTAAAAGGAACTCCTGAGTATGTCCGTTCATGTTGTCTAGCTAGCCTTGAGCGGCTAGATGTGGAATATATCGATCTCTACTATTTACATCGAATTGACACCTCTACACCTATGtagcacggacacggacacggacacgcgACACGACACGACACGGACACGTGGACACGTGATTTTTTcaaaaagtaggatacggacacgttggggacacgttgattaattttttttatattttatatatacatacatatatttcatttcaatcaataTGGTCCAACACAACAATACATTAAAACATACTATAATTCAATTAAGATGGTTCAAAACAACAATACGTTAAATGAAGATAGTCTTAAACAAAGCTTGAATATAAAAAGTTGCTAGAACCTAGAAACAGGAAATTGAAAATCAACAGAACTGTGCAGGTTTTCTCTAGTTTCATCTAAAAAGATGCTAGTATGCTACAATACAAACATGAACTCTCCATTCAAATCAAAAATAGGTGCAGTTGTCACTACATCACTGTAAATCAGATTGTAAACCTAAAGGTGCAGGTGTATCAAAAATCTAAGGTGTTCACTGCAAATCAAAAACCTAACCTTTGAGTGTAGAACAACAGCCTTTGTTAACAGACTTAGTTGTCGATGATTTCTGTCCCTATTTGGTCGATCATCTCTGTCAACAGTTGTGGTGTTATAGGTTTCTTGGATTATCGTCTTCGGCAGTCTGGAAATAGGGCAGTCTCGTCGAAATAGGGTAAGAGTAGAAGATGTCGTTTTATGTTATAAGACTCATTAaagtaattaaaaaacaaaatatcttataacaaatttaaaaatcctttagtaaattaaaaataaaagacaaaaaggtGTCACCATCGTGTCCCAACGTGTCCCCAACGTGTCCCCAACCTGTCCCCAACGtgtccaatattaaaaaaaaaaaaaaaaaaattggacacTCAAATTCACGTGTCCCAGACGTATTTTGAGCGTGTCGGACACCGACACTCTGACCAAAACAGAGTGTCCGTGCTACATAGCTCTACACCCATAGAGGACACTGTAAGtgcttctttttctcttgtgTTACTTTATATTTCTATCAGTTGTTGATTTCCATTAGCTTTTAAGTAATTCATAAGTTTTCTTCAACCCAAGACATTATTTGGATTTGGTACAAATAGCTGCTAGAGAACGTAACTAGGGTTTCTTACTGTTTCTTTCTCCTAGATGGGGGAACTAAAGAAGTTGGtggaagaaggaaaaataaaGTATATCGGGCTATCTGAAGCTAGTCCAGACACAATAAGAAGAGCACATGTTGTTCACCCCATCAGTGCTCTACAGATGGAATGGGCCCTGTGGACTCGTGATATTGAGGATGAAATTGTCCCTCTGTGCAGGTTCATCTACTTTGTGCAATATTTTCTTTTCGAATATCCTATCTAGATTTTACCTATCCTTCCAAGTCAATTCTGAAAGCAAATTTATCCATAAATTGAAATTGTTGCTGTGCTAGTACAAAAAAATCTTGTGATATATTAGCCGATGTTTCTATGGACTTATTGCTATCAACATCTTTTTCCCCTCCACTTCCAATGagtatatttttttcttatcgCGTTGTGCTTGCTCCAAAGCATATGTTGagagattttctttgttataTAATGTGCAGGGAACTTGGAATCGGAATAGTCCCATACAGTCCTCTAGGACGTGGAATTTTTGGTGGGAAAGCAGTTGTAGAAAGCTTGCCAGCAAATAGTCTTCTGGTACAGAACAGATCAATTTATGGCCTTAATAAGTGTGATTTATAGTGATGCACCATGATTAAATAGGTGttatcaaaaaattgaaatatgtATAATTTAATATTCCCTTTATCTCTTATGTTAGGAATCACATCCACGGTTTCAAGGAGAgaacattgaaaaaaacaagatATTGTATAATCGTGTGGATAAGGTGGCTGAAAAGCATGGGTGCTCCCCAGCACAACTTGCACTTGCATGGGTTCTTCATCAAGGGGACGATGTAGCACCTATCCCTGGTAAGTGAATCTTTTCGGTTCCTATTAATCTACAGTTAAGGCGTGATGTATATCTCAGGTTCGAGTGCCCTCTCACGCTAataaacaataattaaaaaaagatgccttatccaaataaaaaaagaggtATGATGTATATCCCGTTCTTTTGAATTTGATGGGGCAAACGATATGAACTTTTCGGTTAATGTAAGCTCTGCAGCATTTGCAAATTGACATTTATGACATTGTAATTATTTTTGGACGTCTGTGAAACTAATAGCTATGGCGTTGCGATAGATCGTCCAAAATATATGCCATTCATATATGCTTTTTGGATTTGTTGTTGGAGAATAATTTTTTATCAtcgcttctctctttcttgctgTATAGGGACAACTAAGGTTAAAAATCTTGATCATAATATTGGTTCCTTAAACGTGAGGCTGACAAAAGAAGATTTGAATGAAATATGTGATGCTATACCGATCCATGAGGTGGCAGGGCAAAGACAACCTGAGCAACGTTATCGCTACACATGGAAGTTTGCTGATACGCCAGCAAAATACGAGACAACAGCTTAAAATGATCGAAGGTGCAGTTTTATGCTCATGTTTCCTTCCCCTCTATTTATGCCTCCTTCCGACAATAGTTTAATGTGAACCAATGAAGCAGtgtccaagttatgttagaaaagcTTTCGTCGGGCAGAAGTGCTGCTAAATGTTGTGTTTTTAGCAGCAAATAATACTTATGTCTGTATTGAATAACGAACAACCTGGGCAATATGTAATGCAACATCTTTACAAGGTATTCTGATTGTATGAAATTAAGAATTTACCTTCTTTCATGTGACTGTACTTAATTAGTAATTTATTTTCCTCATTGTTCTCTTCATTCTTCTCCTGTTATCCTAATGCCCCATGACGATCATAAGTTTCTCGGATAAATTGACAATCGACTTCAACATGTTTGGTTCGCTCATGATAGATTGGATGACAACGATTTGAACATTGCTTGTGTTGTCTGGATGAAGAGGAGAGGAGTATAAGTCGATTGAGGAAAATCAAGTTCAACCAAGAGATCACCAAGTCAAACAATCTGATCACATTCCGTATACATAGTGCGATATTCAGCTTGTAACACTCCATCCTTCTCCCAGGGTAATTACAAGTCACGATAACTAATCACGTGTCGCCCTTACCCGGATCCACGTAGGAAGCCACCGTAAGCCTTTTCGGATTCTAATACAACCAATAATAATGAATATACGTTCCGTCATATCAATATTAATAATTAAGTAACTCCAAGTAGTTCGAATACATCACCAAAGAAGTCTAAGTATCGTACACTTATTTTACATCTTACAATTTAtttaaagaaaactaaatataaatataaacagCACTACAATTGCTTGTGCGAGCTCATATGCGTTCTTTtaacttttgttgttgtttacaTGTAAGAGGATTAACCAAGCTAATCAAAGAACTTAAAGTGTTAAGTGAAGAAATAATTAACTCTTTCTTACGTATGCAAGTTATTAAGGATTAGCAAAACCCAAAAACACTTGGAAGAAGACAACTTTAAAATAATTCAAGGAGAATGCATATATAATCATACGTAAATGCTAAACGTACTTAGAATCTTTCTCTATAAGTATCCATAATCCAAGTGTCAAGACATGTCGGATATCTACCTAGATATTTTGGGgaaaaaattaatcaacataAATAAAAGTAAATCAGGATTCCCGCTTATATCTCTTGGTACTCTATCATCTCGCACTTCTCTCTCCTGGTACTCTTTCATCTCCCACTTCTTTCTCCTTATTTCTTCCATCttatctttttcttattttctctctccaaaCATCATCTCTGTAGTATAATCATGTACAATCTCAAGAATTAGGGTTTCACATCCCCTACCCATTCTCAATTTCGGGACAGAGATCCTACACTTCTTCCAGTGACAGAGATCTCGAACTTCTTCCAAAGACGGAAATTGCTCAC
Coding sequences:
- the LOC120009753 gene encoding perakine reductase-like isoform X3 — encoded protein: MAEGQSIVIPRVKLGNQGLQVSKLGFGCMGLTGAYNDPVPEEIGISVIKHAFDRGITFFDTSDVYGANHANEILLGKALKQFPREEIQLATKFGIIRLESGDMGVKGTPEYVRSCCLASLERLDVEYIDLYYLHRIDTSTPIEDTMGELKKLVEEGKIKYIGLSEASPDTIRRAHVVHPISALQMEWALWTRDIEDEIVPLCRELGIGIVPYSPLGRGIFGGKAVVESLPANSLLESHPRFQGENIEKNKILYNRVDKVAEKHGCSPAQLALAWVLHQGDDVAPIPGTTKVKNLDHNIGSLNVRLTKEDLNEICDAIPIHEVAGQRQPEQRYRYTWKFADTPAKYETTA